In Leptospira bourretii, the genomic window ACCCTTTTCAAATTGGCCTTCAAACACTTGAAATTGTTAACGCAAATCTATTTTATATCATTTTCACAGATACGGCAGCAAGTTTACAGGTTAAAAAGGAAAATGGTATCCAAGAAATATATAACAAAATGAAACTCGATGGAGCCTCAGATAAAAACATTGAGAAAGGGATGGAATATTTTAAAGAGTATGAAATAATTCTGAAATCTTCTGTATATATGCGCTTCTTAACTGAAATGGTAGCTCAGTGGGAATTTTATCTGAGTGAAATGCAAAAGTTTATGCAATTGAATATAAATCTGATTAATCCCGAAATATTAAATAACACATTAAAAAAACAATTTGATCGGCTAACAAAATTAGAAATTTTAAAACAAATAGATACAATAACAATCATCGTCGATAATAAATTAAAAATTAATGAATCTGACAAGGAATTACTCTCTGAGATGTTTCTTCTGAGGAATCTAGGCCAGCACAACAGATGGGAATGCGACGAAAAATATTTACACTTATCAAAACAGGGTAAAAAGTGGGAACTTGGCCACTTACGCATGATTAAACAAGAAGAAGTAACGGAAATGTATCGAGCATTTAGTAGCACGATTCGAACAATAACAGAAGCTTTATCCCTGAAATTTGAAAAAGGACAACATAATTTAGACTAAATCAAAACCGCAACAGCGCATAACAGCGACTAACCGCTTCGCTTCGGGACTTACGCCCTCGCTCGGTCTGTGACACATAGGCTTCTGGCACTCCTCTTGCTTACGCAAGCGTCGTTCCAGTCCCTAACGTCCCGCAGGGACTCAGGGTCGGGAAACGTCGAGTAGCCTAGTTCGTTATGCGAAAATTTCCCGGCGCTTTATTTTTAATAGGTTGCGAGCGTCCGTGCTCGCTAAAAAAGGCAAAAAAGTAGTTGTTACCAATTCGGGAACAAGCTTCTATTGATTTGTGAGGGTTATATCAAGAAAAATTCTAAGGGATTTCTACTCTATTCCTAAATACTCGGACTCTAAAACCCCTATAGAAGTTTGGTTTAAAGATACTTCCAGAGCTAGTTGGAAATCTCCTTCTGATATCAAAGAAAAGTATAGAAATGCTAGTTTTCTTAAAAATAATAGGATCGTTTTCAATATACACGGGAATAAATACAGGCTAATTGTGAAAGTTCATTACAATTTACAAACTGTTTTCATTAGATTTATTGGAACTCACGAACAATACGATAAAATCAATGCTGAGGTGATTTAAATGAACATTAAACCTATTAAGAATCAAAAAGATCACTTAGAAGCTCTTTCTGAGATAGAAAAACTTTGGGATGCTAAAAAGAATACTCCCGAATACGATAAATTAGATGTTTTAATAACATTAGTTGATGCTTACGAAACTAAACACTACCCTATTGAAGATCCGGATCCAATTGAAGCTTTAAAATCCGTTATGGATGACATGAATATGAAGAGTGTTGATTTAGGAAATCTAATCGGTGGAAGAAGTCGTGCCACTGAAATCTTAAATCGAAAAAGAAAACTTACTTTAGAAATGATTAGAAAAATTAATCAAAATCTTGGAATTCCAACTGACATTCTTGTAAAAGAATATAAAGTCAAGACTGCTAAGACGGGAAGAAAAAGAACGCCGTCCGTGGCGTAATTCATACAACAAGCCCGAAAACTTCGCATAACAGCAACTAACCGCTTCACTTCGGGACTTACGCCCTCGTTCGGTCTACGACACATAGGCTTTTGTCACTCCTCTTGCTTACGCAAGCGTCGTGCCAATCCCTACCGTCCCGTTCCGGGACTCAGGGTCAGCCTACGTCGGTTAGTCTAGTTCGTTACACGAAATTGGTTTAAATCTAATCATTAAAAATGAAAATTCAATATGCCTCAGATTTACATTTAGAGTTTCCTGAAAACAGAAAATTCCTATCAGAAAACAACATTATACCAAATGCTGAAATTCTAGTTCTGGCTGGTGATATAATTTCAGATAATAATCGAAAGAATGCTGAAAAATTTTTTGAAAATTGGACAAAGCAATTCAAGTTTGTTATTCATGTCCCAGGAAATCATGAATTCTATTCTGGAGAAGTATTATATTCTTATCCAAATTACTATAAAGAGATATCGAAAAATTATTTTAAAATAAACAATAAGACTATCGAAATTGAAAACGTTAGATTAATCTGTTCCACGCTATGGACAAACATTCCTATAAAACTTAAAAATGAATTCGAGACAAAAAGTAACGATTATAAACTAATCAAATACTCTAAAAAACAAATTGAAAAAAGATTAATCACCATTGAAGATACGAATCTTTTTCATGATATTTCTGTTAAATTTATTGAAAGTGAACTCGCAAAGCCATTCCAGGGAAAAACAATTTTGGTTACTCATCAACTGCCAAGCTTTGAATTAATCCTAAATTCTGATAAGAATGAACTAATTAATCACTATTGTGCAACAAACTTAGAAAACATTTATGCTAATAACAATATTGATTTTTGGATTTTTGGCCATTACCACAGAACTGTTAACAAAAAGTTGTTAAATACTACATTTGTTTCTAATCCTCTCGGATACATGAATGAAGACCAAAAAAATAACTTTTCTAAGTCTGCTATTATAGAAGTTTAATCATCAAAAAACCAACTTCGTGTAACAGCACCTTCCCGCTACGCTTCGGCACAAGGCCTCGCTCGGGCTACGCCAAATTGTCCTCCTGTCACTCGCTCGCATACGCAAGCTACGTGCCAGTCCCTAACGTCCCATCCGGGACTCAGGGTCGGACAACTTCGGGAAGGCTAGTTCGTTATGCGACATTAATTAAATGAAACTAAAAATAAACAAAATAATAACAATAATATTATCTGTAGTCTTATTAATATACTCTTCCATTTTTGTTTACTCAATAGCCAGAGCATACGAAATAAGAAATAAATCTTCGGTAATTAACGATGTAAAAATTGAAAAATCAATAATTTCCGATAGATTGCTTAAACCGAATTATATTTTCATATGTGAATCAAATTCAATTACGTTACCATCTGAAATCTGCCAAAACTTCAGGGAAAAATATCCAAAGCTATGTAATCAACCAAATTTATCTCTGGTTTATAACCAATATAACATCTGTGATTCTAATAATTATAGAAACGAAGTCCCATTCGGAAATGTCTCATGTTCAGAACATATATTCCATCTTTTACAAACAAAATTTGATAGCTCGTTTTTTATACCTTACGATGAATTTATTTACGAATCAAAAAGTTTAGTATTTTTAAATATTCTCTTTGACTTTCATCAAGACACATCCATCGATTTATTGCGACTTGAAAATAAACAACTCGAGATATTTTCAAAAACAAATATCTCTATAATTACCAAAAATGGAAGCTTATTACATCTAGTTCTACCGAGTGAAGTAATTAAAAATTTAATTTCAATAATTCCGTATTCAGAATTTACTGATTGCGAAACAATTAAAAGTATTCCAAATTAACGTCGCATAACAGCACCTTCCCGCTACGTTTCGGCACAAGGCCTCACTCGGCCTACGGCAAATTCCCTTCCGTCACGCTTCTTGCTTCGCAAGAAGACGCGCCGACGCCAACGCCTACTTCGTAGGCTCGGCTACAGGGAACTTCGGGAAGGCTAGTTCGTTATCTGCAATTGGCGAAAAATAAATAAAATACAATTAACATGAAGAATATTTTTTACTCTATCTTTCTACTTATATTAACATGTCAAACTTCGGATAATTCGAAAAATGGTATCGATGAAAAATTTGAAACCCAATTTACCAATGCCGATATATTAAATATTAGAAAAACTCCTTCCCTAAGTTCAGAAATTATAAATCAAATTCCATTTGGCTCAAAAATTTCTACTTCTAATAAAAACATTCAAGAATCTTATGCTGAAAGAATTCATTCATGGCACTTCGTAAAAGAAGCAAATGGTTTCGTCCTAGACTACTTTCTACAAAAAAACGATATTTTTCCATCTATAAAAAAGATGGAATTAAAATCATCATACTCTTACAATCAGTGCAATCCTTATGGTATTGGAATTTATAAAACAATAGCATTACAAAACAATAAAACCTATTATACTGATGAGTTTATTGATTTTGATCTTGGGACAAAAAAAATATTTAATGGAAACTATCAAATTAAAAATGATTCAATTTCTATTAATTTAGAAGAAATCGAAACCCAAAGCATATCTTATTCTGATGGAATAGCAAAAATATCTGAAAAAAATATACCGAAAGAGAAAAAAACAAACAATATCGTACTATTTTGGAAAGATAGCATAAAGGGATTTATCACAGACAACCAAGAGAAATATCTTGATTCTACGAATTACAATGTTGATCTCAAAAAATGTATCTTTACAAATAAAAGATGTAAACATTACGATCCATTTGCTGCAGATTGCTCAGAAAAATTTGCAAAGTCAGGTATTTGTGATCAAATTGGCTATTTTTGTAAAAGATAAAAAAATACACTTATACATCGCCAACTGCAGATAACAGCGACTAACCGCTGCGCTTCGGGACTTACGCCCTCGCTTGGTCTGCGACACATAGGCTTCTGGCACTCCCCTTGCCTGCGCAAGTGTCGTGGCCAGTCCCTAACGTCCCGTCCGGGACTCAGGGCCAGCCTACGTCGGTTAGTCTAATTCGTTATGCGCAAGACTATAAAAAAATGAAAAACAAAATTTTAAATGAATTAAAAATCTTCATAATTAGCAATTTTAGAAAATCACCCAGAAGATTAAGAGATTTTCTTTTTTTCGATAATTATATACTTTATACAAAATTAGATTCTGATAAAATTTTTCAAAATCTAAAAATACTTACTAAAGATAAATACTTTCTTAGAATTGTTAATAACCAATTTCAAATATATAGACATCTTGACTATAGAAATTCCGTTATGCCTTATCTTCAAGGGACTATATTCCCAGAAGCGAAATTCTCATTTATATCAATACGAGTTCGAATTCATTGGGTTAGTAAATTAACTCAAATAATCTTCTTTTTAATTTTAGGTATAAATTCATTTAACTTAATATATAAATATTTATTTTATCATAAAAATATAAGTAGAGAATTTATTATAATACCTATTTTCGTTGCATTCCTATATGGTCCGACCTATTTATTTGTAAAAGAATCCAGAATATATAAACTTTTCATTATTGAAACTTTAAAAGTAAAAAGAATAAGATTCAAAAACTGAAAATGTATTTAACCAAAAAGAGCGGTTAACATTACTTACCTTATAATATTCAATTATTTAATATTTAAATTAATGTAGTCAATTTATTTAAATATAGTCCAGCGCATAACAGCGACTAACCGCTTCACTTCGGGACTTACGCCCTCGTTCGGTCTACGACACATAGGCTTTTGTCACTCCTCTTGCTTACGCAAGCGTCGTGCCAATCCCTAACGTCCCTTCAGGGACTCAGGGAACAGCCTACGTCGGTTAGTCTAGTTCGTTATGCGTAATTGTGCAAAAATAATTTAAGAATTTTAAAATGACTTCTACAAAACACCTAGCAGTATTCAGCTTAATTCTTATTTTAACATTCGATTGCAAAAGTAAAATTAATGAATTTCAAAAAACTCAACAATACATTGTAATTGCAGTTCCAGAGAGTTATATAAGAGAAAAACCTGATTTCAATTCAAAAATAGTAGGATCTGTGCCTTTTCATACACGAATTGCCATTACAAGAGATACAAAGGAAAATATCGGCCCACCTGGATGGGATAAAATAACATTTCAAAATATTACTGGATTCATAAACCTCAATGAGATTAGAAGCGATGAAATACCTCTTAAAATTTTAAGATCCAAAAAATCTTCCGATGGGAAATTCGAATTGATTGAGTTAAATTCTAAAGATTCGGAACAAAATTTTTGCGGGTTCTGGCATTCAGGATTTTGTACAATGCAGATAATCGATTTAGAGAATCAAAAAATTATATTTGAAAAAATAAACTATAAATTCGAAGATTTCTTAGATGAAAAGAATATAGTTATATCTTATGGGGGAGGTGAAAGTTGTGATGAGCATTTTCGGTATCTTAACATCAATTTGGAAACATTAGAAGAATCAATTTTCCTAAAATATAGTTTTGAAACAATTAACTGTAATGAAGATAATAAAAGTAATAAATATATTCATCACCTCTGTATTAAAAATAACTGTTTTACAATAAATGAAGGAGAATCTTCTTATACAATAAAAAATGACAATACTGGAATTTCAAAAATTGTAGAATCGGAAGACCATTTTAAATTCAAAAGAAATACATGGAAAAATCCCGAAATAGAAATAAATGGAAAAAAATACAATTTTCTTGAATATTTTTATAAATAGAGCACAACTACGCATAACATCCGCTAACCGCTTCGCTTCGGGACTTGCGCCCTCGCTCGGTCTCCGACACATAGGCTTCTGGCACTCCTCTTGCTTACGCAAGCGTCGTTCCAGTCCCTAACGTCCCGTTCCGGGACTCAGGGCCAGCCTACGTCGGTTAGTCTAGTTCGTTATACGCAATGGGTAAAAAATCATTCAAATTTTGGAAAGAATTTATCTTGACAACTTGTCAACATCTCGCATTCTCAAACTATTATGAAATCCTATGCAGTTGGCGAATTAAAATCCCACTTTTCTGAAGTTCTTGAATATGTTAAGAATGGTGAAAAAGTTGGGATTCTTTTTGGAAAAAACAAA contains:
- a CDS encoding helix-turn-helix domain-containing protein, with translation MNIKPIKNQKDHLEALSEIEKLWDAKKNTPEYDKLDVLITLVDAYETKHYPIEDPDPIEALKSVMDDMNMKSVDLGNLIGGRSRATEILNRKRKLTLEMIRKINQNLGIPTDILVKEYKVKTAKTGRKRTPSVA
- a CDS encoding SH3 domain-containing protein; amino-acid sequence: MKNIFYSIFLLILTCQTSDNSKNGIDEKFETQFTNADILNIRKTPSLSSEIINQIPFGSKISTSNKNIQESYAERIHSWHFVKEANGFVLDYFLQKNDIFPSIKKMELKSSYSYNQCNPYGIGIYKTIALQNNKTYYTDEFIDFDLGTKKIFNGNYQIKNDSISINLEEIETQSISYSDGIAKISEKNIPKEKKTNNIVLFWKDSIKGFITDNQEKYLDSTNYNVDLKKCIFTNKRCKHYDPFAADCSEKFAKSGICDQIGYFCKR
- a CDS encoding metallophosphoesterase, producing the protein MKIQYASDLHLEFPENRKFLSENNIIPNAEILVLAGDIISDNNRKNAEKFFENWTKQFKFVIHVPGNHEFYSGEVLYSYPNYYKEISKNYFKINNKTIEIENVRLICSTLWTNIPIKLKNEFETKSNDYKLIKYSKKQIEKRLITIEDTNLFHDISVKFIESELAKPFQGKTILVTHQLPSFELILNSDKNELINHYCATNLENIYANNNIDFWIFGHYHRTVNKKLLNTTFVSNPLGYMNEDQKNNFSKSAIIEV
- a CDS encoding SH3 domain-containing protein, with the protein product MTSTKHLAVFSLILILTFDCKSKINEFQKTQQYIVIAVPESYIREKPDFNSKIVGSVPFHTRIAITRDTKENIGPPGWDKITFQNITGFINLNEIRSDEIPLKILRSKKSSDGKFELIELNSKDSEQNFCGFWHSGFCTMQIIDLENQKIIFEKINYKFEDFLDEKNIVISYGGGESCDEHFRYLNINLETLEESIFLKYSFETINCNEDNKSNKYIHHLCIKNNCFTINEGESSYTIKNDNTGISKIVESEDHFKFKRNTWKNPEIEINGKKYNFLEYFYK
- a CDS encoding type II toxin-antitoxin system HigB family toxin; its protein translation is MRVISRKILRDFYSIPKYSDSKTPIEVWFKDTSRASWKSPSDIKEKYRNASFLKNNRIVFNIHGNKYRLIVKVHYNLQTVFIRFIGTHEQYDKINAEVI